In Micropterus dolomieu isolate WLL.071019.BEF.003 ecotype Adirondacks linkage group LG17, ASM2129224v1, whole genome shotgun sequence, one genomic interval encodes:
- the scn4ba gene encoding sodium channel, voltage-gated, type IV, beta a, whose protein sequence is MASVDSNGSSVSGRLRSGDLLHAGLVVSLLLGVWSVGGLEVSTGKVSSIEAMNGSTVLLPCTYSSCIGIKNLYFNWHYYDNGTMLKLCEAVIPIEGVEPKVSVYHERVEFVGSSKTNNISILLWNITFEDEGEYICFARNPKEKNRNHSAVYTLIVVDQMKEVDNTLTVIIVSVLGGVIGLVIIIMVIKALVVHFLLKDDEKNKECLVSSSGNDNTENGLSGAKADNKGTPKA, encoded by the exons ATGGCGTCAGTGGACAGCAATGGTTCCAGTGTCTCTGGTCGGCTGAGATCAGGGGATCTACTTCATGCTGGTCTGGTAGTTTCACTGCTGCTTG GTGTGTGGAGTGTCGGTGGCCTGGAGGTCTCGACAGGTAAAGTGTCTTCAATTGAAGCAATGAATGGCTCCACAGTTCTGCTGCCCTGCACCTACTCCTCCTGCATTGGCATCAAAAACCTCTACTTCAACTGGCACTATTATGACAATGGAACCATGCTCAAG ttatgTGAAGCGGTGATTCCCATTGAGGGTGTGGAGCCCAAGGTCAGTGTGTACCATGAGCGTGTGGAGTTTGTCGGCTCCTCAAAGACCAACAACATCTCCATTCTGCTGTGGAACATCACCTTCGAAGATGAGGGAGAGTACATCTGTTTCGCCAGGAACCCAAAAGAGAAGAACCGCAACCACAGTGCCGTCTACACTCTTATAGTGGTGGACCAAA TGAAGGAGGTTGACAATACTTTGACAGTCATCATTGTCTCAGTGCTGGGTGGAGTCATTGGCTTAGTTATCATTATCATGGTGATAAAGGCCTTGGTTGTTCACTTCCTGCTGAAGGATGATGAGAAGAA TAAAGAGTGCCTGGTGAGCTCCTCAGGGAATGACAACACAGAAAATGGACTTTCAGGAGCCAAAGCTGACAACAAAGGGACACCAAAGGCATAA